In Streptomyces sp. DG2A-72, one genomic interval encodes:
- a CDS encoding MFS transporter — translation MSGTTTAAALRRRAAGAGANRWVVLVVLCVSLLLVAVDATVLHVAVPAVTEDLKPGAIELLWIVDIYPLVCASLLILFGTLGDRVGRRRILLLGYGLFGVASAMAALADTAQVLIAARALLGVGGAMIMPATLSILRQVFPDRRERALAIGIWSAVAAVGAAVGPLLGGFLLEHFWWGSVFLVNIPLMLVSLPVGRLLLPESKGDGRGPWDVVGALMAAAGLFGVVLGVKRLGSGEVDGATALPLVVGAVLLVLFVRRQRRLKHPLVDLRMFARPAFSTSVGCIVLAMLALVGLELIAAQYLQLVLELSPLETGLRLLPLTFAAMAAGLAGARMLRRFGPRRMVCAGFALTAVAVLTLMAMGGEDNPGLLLLGFVLLGFGLETTLFGAYESMLSEAPQEQAGGAAAIGETSYQLGAGIGIALLGSVMNAAYAPGLSSVPGVPGRASAAAEHSLGEAYEVADRLGGPAGVALRRAAQDSFVHGLHVTLLVSAGLLVLGAVMALRLPRVMQCEQAATVELPGPREVAESRVSV, via the coding sequence ATGTCCGGGACGACCACGGCCGCTGCGCTGCGCCGTCGGGCGGCCGGGGCCGGTGCAAACCGCTGGGTCGTCCTGGTCGTCCTCTGCGTGAGCCTGCTCCTGGTCGCCGTCGACGCCACCGTGCTGCACGTGGCGGTGCCCGCCGTCACCGAGGACCTCAAGCCCGGCGCGATAGAACTGCTCTGGATCGTCGACATCTATCCGCTCGTCTGCGCCTCGCTGCTGATCCTCTTCGGCACGCTCGGCGACCGGGTGGGCCGCAGACGGATCCTGCTCCTCGGATACGGGCTTTTCGGCGTCGCCTCGGCCATGGCGGCCCTCGCCGACACCGCCCAGGTGCTGATCGCCGCACGGGCGCTGCTCGGCGTCGGCGGCGCGATGATCATGCCCGCGACCCTGTCGATCCTCCGCCAGGTCTTCCCCGACCGGCGTGAGCGGGCCCTCGCCATCGGCATCTGGAGCGCGGTGGCCGCGGTGGGCGCGGCGGTCGGGCCGCTGCTCGGCGGCTTCCTCCTCGAACACTTCTGGTGGGGCTCGGTCTTCCTCGTCAACATCCCGCTGATGCTGGTCAGCCTTCCCGTGGGACGCCTGCTGCTGCCCGAGTCGAAGGGCGACGGCAGGGGGCCCTGGGACGTCGTCGGCGCGCTGATGGCGGCGGCCGGTCTGTTCGGGGTGGTCCTGGGGGTCAAGCGGCTCGGGAGCGGCGAAGTGGACGGGGCCACCGCGCTGCCGCTGGTGGTGGGCGCCGTGCTGCTCGTGCTGTTCGTACGGCGGCAGCGGCGGCTCAAGCATCCGCTCGTCGACCTGCGGATGTTCGCCCGCCCTGCGTTCAGCACGTCAGTGGGCTGCATCGTGCTGGCGATGCTGGCGCTGGTCGGGCTCGAGCTGATCGCGGCGCAGTATCTGCAGCTGGTGCTGGAGCTCTCCCCGCTGGAGACGGGTCTACGGCTGCTGCCGCTGACGTTCGCCGCGATGGCGGCGGGTCTTGCCGGGGCGCGGATGCTGCGCAGGTTCGGGCCACGGCGGATGGTGTGCGCCGGGTTCGCGCTGACCGCGGTCGCGGTACTGACGCTGATGGCGATGGGCGGCGAGGACAATCCCGGTCTGCTGCTGCTCGGGTTCGTGCTGCTGGGCTTCGGTCTGGAGACGACGCTGTTCGGGGCGTACGAGTCGATGCTGAGCGAGGCCCCGCAGGAACAGGCGGGCGGCGCCGCCGCGATCGGCGAGACGTCGTACCAGCTCGGTGCCGGGATCGGGATCGCGCTGCTCGGAAGCGTGATGAACGCGGCGTATGCGCCCGGACTGTCGTCCGTGCCGGGGGTTCCGGGGCGGGCGTCGGCCGCGGCGGAGCATTCGCTGGGCGAGGCGTACGAGGTCGCCGACCGTCTCGGCGGCCCGGCCGGTGTCGCCCTGCGCCGCGCCGCCCAGGACTCCTTCGTGCACGGACTGCATGTGACGCTGCTGGTGAGCGCGGGGCTGCTGGTGCTGGGCGCGGTGATGGCGCTGCGGTTGCCGCGGGTGATGCAGTGCGAGCAGGCGGCGACGGTGGAGCTTCCCGGTCCTCGGGAAGTCGCGGAGTCCCGCGTCTCGGTGTGA
- a CDS encoding ABC transporter substrate-binding protein, which produces MPRRRPSRVAEALSAVLLLALSTACGSRLPESDFESDGRTTPQATAGAPLLVGIITSATSPVGGNAFTGPRDGAKAYFDRLNARGGIDGRPVEVRLCDDGGSGVGNNECVHQLIDEDEVVALVATTALDYAGASRVSRARVPDIGGQPIGAAYDTWPHLYGIYGSLAPRDGTTGWDGKQYGGTEVYRYFKREHGARTAAVVSYNQAASAAYARLVERGLKAEGYKVVTEQVDFALPNFRAVAADLKDQGADLVFDAIDGHGNAQLCKAMDDVGAEVTAKVTNVQNWTSAVPDDYKDSPRCRNALWANGSSRNHEDTDHEAVREFRDATEGLKTHSQWQLEGWAAAAWFTEAARSCAQEGVTRACVDDFMNRSEGYTADGLLVPVRFERLAEPPQTRRTCLSVARWQDGKGWVSQGDMNDTCFDVPQLPYEQ; this is translated from the coding sequence ATGCCTCGGCGTCGGCCCTCCCGGGTTGCTGAGGCCCTCTCGGCGGTGCTGCTGCTCGCCCTGAGCACGGCCTGCGGCAGCCGCCTGCCGGAGAGCGACTTCGAGAGCGACGGCCGTACGACCCCGCAGGCGACCGCCGGTGCGCCGCTGCTCGTCGGCATCATCACCAGCGCCACCAGCCCCGTCGGCGGCAACGCCTTCACCGGCCCGCGCGACGGCGCGAAGGCCTACTTCGACCGCCTCAACGCGCGCGGGGGCATCGACGGGCGCCCGGTCGAGGTGCGCCTGTGCGACGACGGCGGCAGCGGGGTCGGCAACAACGAGTGCGTGCACCAGCTCATCGACGAGGACGAGGTCGTCGCCCTGGTCGCCACCACCGCGCTCGACTACGCGGGCGCCTCCCGTGTCTCACGCGCGCGCGTGCCCGACATCGGCGGCCAGCCCATCGGCGCCGCCTACGACACCTGGCCGCACCTCTACGGCATCTACGGCAGCCTCGCGCCCCGCGACGGCACGACCGGCTGGGACGGCAAGCAGTACGGCGGCACCGAGGTCTACCGGTACTTCAAGCGCGAGCACGGCGCCCGCACGGCCGCCGTCGTCTCGTACAACCAGGCCGCGTCCGCCGCCTACGCCCGGCTCGTCGAGCGAGGGCTGAAGGCCGAGGGCTACAAGGTCGTCACCGAGCAGGTCGACTTCGCGCTGCCCAACTTCCGTGCCGTGGCGGCCGACCTCAAGGACCAGGGCGCCGACCTCGTCTTCGACGCGATCGACGGGCACGGCAACGCCCAGCTGTGCAAGGCGATGGACGACGTCGGCGCCGAGGTCACCGCCAAGGTCACGAACGTACAGAACTGGACGTCCGCCGTCCCCGACGACTACAAGGACTCGCCGCGCTGCCGCAACGCCCTGTGGGCGAACGGATCCAGCCGGAACCACGAGGACACGGACCATGAGGCCGTACGGGAGTTCCGGGACGCCACCGAGGGGCTGAAGACGCACTCCCAGTGGCAGTTGGAGGGGTGGGCCGCCGCGGCGTGGTTCACGGAGGCGGCCCGGTCCTGTGCCCAGGAGGGCGTCACGCGCGCGTGTGTCGACGACTTCATGAACCGCAGCGAGGGCTACACCGCCGACGGGCTGCTGGTTCCGGTCCGCTTCGAGCGGCTGGCCGAGCCGCCCCAGACCCGCAGGACCTGTCTGTCGGTGGCCCGCTGGCAGGACGGCAAGGGCTGGGTCTCCCAGGGAGACATGAACGACACGTGCTTCGACGTGCCGCAACTGCCGTACGAGCAATGA
- a CDS encoding acyl-CoA dehydrogenase family protein, whose protein sequence is MPLPPFDPADPLGIDDLLDPEDLAIRDTVRRWAADRVLPYVADWYEKGELPDVRELARELGGIGALGMSLSGYGCAGASAVQYGLACLELEAADSGIRSLVSVQGSLAMYAIHRFGSEDQKQRWLPRMASGEVIGCFGLTEPDHGSDPASMRTHAKREGGDWVLNGRKMWITNGSVAGVAVVWAQTDDGIRGFAVPTDTAGFSAPEIKHKWSLRASVTSELVLEDVRLPADAALPEVTGLRGPLSCLSHARYGIVWGAMGAARSCFETAVEYARTREQFGRPIGGFQLTQAKLADMAVELHKGILLAHHLGRRMDAGRLRPEQVSFGKLNNVREAIEICRTARTILGANGISLEYPVMRHATNLESVLTYEGTVEMHQLVLGKALTGLDAFR, encoded by the coding sequence ATGCCGTTGCCCCCGTTCGATCCCGCCGACCCCCTGGGCATCGATGACCTGCTGGACCCGGAGGACCTCGCGATCCGCGACACCGTGCGCAGGTGGGCCGCCGACCGGGTCCTGCCGTACGTCGCGGACTGGTACGAGAAGGGCGAGCTGCCCGACGTAAGGGAACTGGCCCGTGAACTCGGTGGGATCGGGGCACTGGGGATGTCCCTCAGCGGGTACGGCTGCGCCGGTGCGAGCGCCGTGCAGTACGGGCTGGCATGCCTGGAACTGGAGGCCGCCGACTCCGGCATCCGCTCCCTCGTGTCCGTGCAGGGCTCCCTCGCCATGTACGCCATCCACCGGTTCGGTTCGGAGGACCAGAAGCAGCGCTGGCTGCCCCGTATGGCCTCCGGCGAGGTCATCGGCTGCTTCGGTCTCACCGAACCCGACCACGGCTCCGACCCCGCCTCCATGCGCACGCATGCCAAGCGGGAGGGCGGCGACTGGGTGCTCAACGGGCGGAAGATGTGGATCACCAACGGCTCCGTGGCCGGTGTCGCCGTCGTCTGGGCGCAGACCGACGACGGGATCCGCGGGTTCGCCGTGCCCACCGACACCGCCGGCTTCTCCGCCCCGGAGATCAAGCACAAGTGGTCGCTCCGCGCCTCCGTCACCAGCGAACTCGTCCTCGAAGACGTACGGTTGCCCGCCGACGCCGCACTGCCGGAGGTCACCGGTCTGCGCGGCCCCCTCAGCTGTCTCTCCCACGCGCGCTACGGCATCGTGTGGGGGGCGATGGGGGCGGCGCGGTCGTGTTTCGAGACCGCTGTGGAATACGCGAGGACGCGGGAGCAGTTCGGGCGGCCCATCGGGGGATTCCAGCTCACCCAGGCCAAGCTCGCCGACATGGCGGTCGAACTGCACAAGGGGATTCTGCTCGCCCATCATCTGGGGCGGCGGATGGATGCCGGGCGCCTGCGTCCCGAGCAGGTCAGCTTCGGCAAGCTGAACAACGTACGAGAGGCGATCGAGATCTGCCGTACGGCTCGGACGATCCTCGGGGCCAACGGGATCTCCCTGGAGTACCCCGTGATGCGGCATGCGACGAACCTCGAGTCGGTGCTCACCTACGAGGGCACCGTCGAGATGCACCAGCTCGTGCTGGGCAAGGCGCTCACCGGACTCGACGCGTTCCGGTAA
- a CDS encoding I78 family peptidase inhibitor, producing the protein MAPIPKPPAEPQDSPDSYVGLDAGAAERRARDRGWSTVRSLPPGAIITMEYRVGRLNFEVKDGLVARAWKG; encoded by the coding sequence ATGGCACCCATTCCGAAACCCCCCGCCGAACCTCAGGACAGCCCGGATTCGTATGTGGGCCTCGATGCCGGAGCGGCCGAGCGACGCGCCCGTGACCGGGGCTGGTCGACCGTGCGGTCCCTGCCGCCGGGCGCGATCATCACCATGGAGTACCGCGTGGGACGGCTGAACTTCGAGGTCAAGGACGGCCTGGTGGCGCGGGCCTGGAAGGGCTGA
- a CDS encoding YafY family protein, with translation MLETSARLLRLLSLLQAHREWSGADLAERLGVTPRTVRRDVDRLRELGYPVNASPGTGGGYQLGAGAELPPLLLDDDEAVAVAVGLRTAAGQGIEGIGETSVRALAKLEQVLPSRLRRRVGALNAFTVPMLRGPQPSAVDPAVLTELANLCRDAERLRFEYRTHEGAVTRRTVEPHRLVCTERRWYLVAWDLDRDDWRTFRVDRITPKPPHGPRFTPRKPPADDLAAYVSQGVSTRAYASHAVVRLLVPLAEAAEQISPSAGVLEPDGENSCVLRTGAASLDVMVIHVMLMGFEFEVLEPMELTDTIRTARDRLSRALERAPRTRDDAGRTPGTRSGSGAVS, from the coding sequence ATGTTGGAGACCTCGGCACGACTGCTGCGCCTGCTCTCGCTCCTCCAGGCCCACCGCGAATGGTCCGGCGCCGACCTGGCCGAGCGGCTCGGCGTCACGCCGCGCACGGTGCGCCGGGACGTGGACCGGCTGCGCGAGCTGGGCTATCCCGTCAACGCCAGCCCCGGCACGGGCGGCGGCTATCAGCTGGGCGCGGGCGCCGAGCTGCCACCGCTGCTCCTGGACGACGACGAGGCGGTGGCCGTCGCCGTCGGGCTGCGCACGGCCGCCGGACAGGGCATCGAGGGCATCGGCGAGACCTCCGTACGGGCCCTCGCCAAGCTCGAACAGGTCCTGCCGAGCCGGCTGCGCCGCCGCGTGGGCGCCCTGAACGCCTTCACCGTGCCGATGCTGCGCGGCCCCCAGCCCTCCGCCGTCGACCCGGCCGTCCTCACCGAGCTGGCCAACCTCTGCCGGGACGCCGAGAGACTGCGCTTCGAGTACCGCACGCACGAAGGAGCCGTGACCCGCCGTACCGTCGAACCGCACCGCCTGGTGTGCACCGAGCGCCGCTGGTACCTGGTCGCCTGGGACCTGGACCGCGACGACTGGCGTACGTTCCGCGTCGACCGCATCACCCCGAAGCCGCCGCACGGCCCGCGTTTCACCCCGCGCAAGCCGCCCGCCGACGACCTCGCCGCGTATGTCTCCCAAGGGGTCTCCACGCGCGCGTACGCCTCGCACGCCGTCGTGCGGCTGCTGGTGCCCCTCGCGGAGGCGGCCGAGCAGATCTCGCCGTCGGCCGGGGTGCTGGAGCCCGACGGCGAGAACAGCTGCGTCCTGCGCACCGGGGCCGCGAGTCTCGACGTGATGGTCATTCACGTGATGCTGATGGGCTTCGAGTTTGAGGTGCTGGAGCCCATGGAGCTCACTGACACGATCAGGACCGCTCGGGACCGGCTGTCTCGCGCTCTGGAGCGAGCTCCGCGTACTCGGGATGATGCAGGTCGAACGCCGGGGACTCGGAGCGGATCCGGGGCAGTGTCGTGA
- a CDS encoding phosphatase PAP2 family protein, with translation MRTEPKPSRLDRIFARLDREPERPVLDVPRMTRHRVVLFGATLAFYLTIVLAVVLTSWLVRFDWQAMLFRPYQQWPEIHAFLDYWVVLGQRGPTAVMVTAWLGWRSWRQHTLRPLLAFGAAVLLLNITVAAVKYGLSRSGPHYATDVGSNEMWHWFQAGSDIFPSGHTANAVVTWGILAYLAATPQARRWLSALSAVVSLSVGLTTVYLGTHWLSDVLLGWAAGLLILLALPWFEPLVARAEAEIFDLRDRWRSRRAAPATVPTSPVEVPVALKPRTSAQEEPAAPEPVSTAPEPVCTAPEPVCAAQEPVSTTQEPVSTTQEPVSTAQAPKAPLYLAPGPHTTRSDRTPVTPVGSRRPPQADRVTRGTATSARPMTGG, from the coding sequence GTGCGTACCGAACCAAAGCCGAGCCGGCTCGACCGGATCTTCGCCCGGCTGGACCGCGAACCGGAGCGGCCCGTCCTAGACGTGCCCCGGATGACGCGGCACCGGGTGGTCCTTTTCGGCGCGACGCTCGCCTTCTACCTCACGATCGTTCTGGCGGTCGTGCTCACCTCTTGGCTGGTCCGGTTCGACTGGCAGGCGATGCTCTTCCGGCCGTACCAGCAATGGCCGGAGATCCACGCCTTCCTGGACTACTGGGTGGTCCTCGGCCAGCGCGGCCCGACGGCGGTGATGGTCACGGCCTGGCTGGGCTGGCGCTCCTGGCGGCAGCACACGCTGCGCCCGCTGCTGGCCTTCGGCGCGGCCGTGCTGCTGCTGAACATCACGGTGGCCGCGGTGAAGTACGGCCTGAGCCGCTCCGGTCCGCACTACGCGACGGACGTCGGCTCGAACGAGATGTGGCACTGGTTCCAGGCCGGCAGCGACATATTTCCTTCGGGACACACCGCGAACGCCGTGGTGACCTGGGGCATCCTCGCCTACCTCGCCGCCACGCCGCAGGCCCGGCGCTGGCTGTCGGCCCTGTCGGCCGTGGTGTCGCTCAGCGTCGGCCTGACCACCGTGTACCTGGGTACGCACTGGCTGAGCGATGTGCTGCTCGGCTGGGCCGCGGGTCTGCTGATCCTGCTGGCGCTGCCGTGGTTCGAGCCGCTGGTAGCCCGCGCCGAGGCCGAGATCTTCGACCTGCGCGACCGCTGGCGCTCCCGCCGCGCCGCCCCGGCGACCGTCCCGACGAGCCCGGTCGAGGTGCCGGTGGCGCTCAAGCCGCGTACGTCCGCCCAGGAGGAGCCTGCCGCGCCGGAGCCGGTCTCCACGGCACCCGAGCCGGTCTGCACGGCGCCCGAGCCGGTCTGCGCGGCGCAGGAGCCGGTCTCCACGACGCAGGAGCCGGTCTCCACGACGCAGGAGCCCGTCTCCACGGCCCAGGCGCCCAAGGCGCCCCTCTATCTGGCGCCGGGCCCGCACACGACCCGCTCGGACCGCACGCCGGTCACTCCGGTCGGCAGCCGCCGCCCGCCCCAGGCGGACCGCGTCACGCGCGGCACAGCCACCTCGGCCCGCCCCATGACGGGGGGCTGA
- a CDS encoding mannosyltransferase family protein — protein MTDLATRVAPAGLTGTARALLGYAAVRALGLLTLALWSAARDKSAYTLLTARWDSLWYTRVAELGYGYEVRLPNGDIHSNLAFFPLLPWLERLLHATTPLSYAGAGFLVAVLASLAAAWGIHAVANLVYGPRAGFCAVLLWAVLPVGIVQSMAYSESLFTALAAWSLYAVLTGRWLTSGTLALLAGLTRPVGLAVVAAVWAAGIATFVRHRSAAPDEGARSPEHAPLLAPGTPENGASAWRRALGMLLAPLGAAGYVLWVGHRTGKGPLGYLDVQAGWRNGFDGGWAFARFVAAKFTSFPSALAGVGLIAGMGLVVWLYVVCVRQRQPLPLLVYTGVVTALALCASSYFGSKPRLLMPAFSLLLPLALALARLRTTRSALVLGAVAAGSAVYGAFWLNGSGPP, from the coding sequence GTGACCGATCTTGCAACGCGCGTGGCACCAGCCGGACTCACGGGGACGGCCCGGGCCCTCCTCGGGTACGCGGCCGTCCGTGCCCTGGGCCTGCTCACCCTCGCCCTGTGGAGCGCGGCGCGCGACAAGAGCGCGTACACCCTGCTGACCGCCCGCTGGGACTCCCTCTGGTACACCAGGGTCGCCGAGCTGGGGTACGGCTACGAGGTCCGCCTCCCGAACGGCGACATCCACTCCAACCTCGCCTTCTTCCCGCTGCTGCCCTGGCTGGAGCGGCTGCTGCACGCGACGACCCCGCTGTCGTACGCGGGCGCCGGCTTCCTCGTCGCCGTGCTGGCCTCGCTCGCCGCGGCCTGGGGGATCCACGCGGTCGCCAACCTTGTGTACGGCCCGCGCGCGGGGTTCTGCGCGGTGCTGCTGTGGGCCGTGCTGCCCGTCGGGATCGTGCAGTCGATGGCGTACAGCGAGTCACTGTTCACCGCACTCGCCGCCTGGTCGCTGTACGCCGTCCTGACCGGCCGCTGGCTCACGTCCGGCACCCTGGCCCTGCTTGCGGGCCTGACCCGCCCGGTGGGCCTGGCGGTCGTGGCGGCGGTGTGGGCGGCCGGTATCGCCACTTTCGTACGACACCGAAGCGCGGCGCCCGACGAGGGCGCACGCAGCCCGGAACACGCCCCCTTACTTGCCCCCGGTACGCCGGAAAACGGCGCATCCGCGTGGCGGCGCGCCCTCGGCATGCTGCTCGCGCCCCTCGGCGCCGCCGGGTATGTCCTGTGGGTCGGCCACCGCACCGGCAAGGGCCCGCTCGGCTATCTCGACGTCCAGGCGGGCTGGCGCAACGGCTTCGACGGCGGCTGGGCGTTCGCCCGATTCGTCGCCGCAAAGTTCACGTCGTTTCCGTCGGCCCTGGCGGGGGTCGGGCTGATCGCCGGCATGGGCCTGGTCGTCTGGCTGTACGTCGTCTGCGTACGGCAGCGCCAGCCGCTGCCGCTGCTGGTGTACACGGGTGTCGTCACCGCGCTGGCGCTGTGCGCGTCGAGCTACTTCGGCTCGAAACCGCGCCTGCTCATGCCCGCCTTCTCCCTGCTGCTGCCCCTCGCCCTGGCCCTGGCCCGGCTGCGAACCACCAGGTCGGCGCTGGTGCTGGGCGCTGTGGCGGCCGGCTCGGCGGTGTACGGGGCGTTCTGGCTGAACGGCTCCGGTCCGCCCTGA
- a CDS encoding cell division protein SepF, whose amino-acid sequence MGSVRKASAWLGLVDDNDDERYYDDDYSEGTEPGEAWVTDPRVKVASDVAVEKGRRIGTVTPDSFRDARAIGELFREGVPVIMNLTAMEPGDAKRVVDFAAGLIFGLRGSIDRVSNRVFLLSPADTEIVSGEPAAHRADGFFNQS is encoded by the coding sequence ATGGGATCGGTACGCAAGGCGAGTGCCTGGCTTGGCCTCGTCGACGACAACGATGACGAGCGTTACTACGACGACGACTACTCCGAAGGGACCGAGCCCGGGGAGGCCTGGGTCACCGATCCGCGGGTGAAGGTGGCCTCGGACGTGGCGGTCGAGAAGGGCCGCCGGATCGGCACGGTCACTCCGGACAGCTTCCGGGACGCGCGCGCCATCGGCGAGCTGTTCCGCGAGGGTGTCCCGGTCATCATGAACCTCACGGCCATGGAGCCGGGCGACGCCAAGCGCGTGGTCGACTTCGCGGCGGGCCTGATCTTCGGTCTGCGGGGTTCGATCGACCGGGTGTCCAACCGCGTGTTCCTGCTCAGCCCGGCCGACACGGAGATCGTCAGCGGGGAGCCGGCGGCACACCGCGCCGACGGTTTCTTCAACCAGAGCTGA
- the ctaD gene encoding cytochrome c oxidase subunit I: MGTQTVQTAMRPVRKRPQGRVIVDWLTTTDHKKIGHLYLITSFAFFLVGGLMALIMRAELARPGLQLIDNQQFNQLFTMHGTIMLLLFATPTFAGFANELMPLQIGAPDVAFPRLNMLSYWLFLFGGLIVLGSLLVPTGPAAFGWFAYAPLNSAERSPGVGPDLWIMGLALAGFGTILGAVNFITTIIGMRAPGMTMFRMPIFVWNTLFTSILILMAFPVLAAALLCLEADRRFGSQIFTAANGGALLWQHLFWFFGHPEVYIIALPFFGIITEIIPVFSRKPIFGYLTLIGATMAITGLSVVVWAHHMFATGAVLLPFFSFMSFLIAVPTGVKFFNWTGTMLKGSLSFETPMLWSVGFLVTFLFGGLTGVILASPPMDFHVTDTYFVVAHFHYVVFGTVVFAIFAGFYFWWPKFTGKMLDERLGKIHFWTLFIGFHTTFLVMHWLGAEGMPRRYSDYLAADGFTALNTISTIGSFLLGLSTLPFLYNVWKTAKYGTKVEVDDPWGYGRSLEWATSCPPPRHNFTTLPRIRSESPAFDLHHPEYAELAPERETAGPERS; this comes from the coding sequence ATGGGGACCCAGACCGTGCAGACGGCGATGCGGCCCGTGCGGAAGAGGCCGCAGGGACGGGTGATCGTCGACTGGCTGACGACCACCGACCACAAGAAGATCGGCCATCTCTACCTGATCACGTCGTTCGCGTTCTTCCTCGTCGGCGGCCTGATGGCGCTGATCATGCGCGCCGAACTCGCCCGTCCGGGGCTGCAGCTCATCGACAACCAGCAGTTCAACCAGCTGTTCACGATGCACGGCACGATCATGCTGCTGCTGTTCGCGACGCCGACCTTCGCGGGTTTCGCCAATGAGCTGATGCCGCTGCAGATCGGCGCCCCCGACGTCGCCTTCCCGCGCCTGAACATGCTGTCGTACTGGCTATTCCTGTTCGGTGGCCTGATCGTGCTCGGCTCGCTGCTGGTGCCCACGGGGCCCGCGGCCTTCGGCTGGTTCGCCTACGCACCGCTGAACAGCGCGGAACGCTCGCCGGGCGTCGGACCCGACCTGTGGATCATGGGGCTCGCGCTGGCGGGTTTCGGCACGATCCTCGGCGCGGTCAACTTCATCACCACCATCATCGGGATGCGCGCCCCCGGCATGACGATGTTCCGGATGCCGATCTTCGTGTGGAACACGCTGTTCACGTCGATCCTGATCCTGATGGCGTTCCCGGTGCTGGCCGCGGCGCTGCTCTGTCTGGAGGCGGACCGGCGGTTCGGCTCGCAGATCTTCACGGCGGCGAACGGCGGCGCACTGCTGTGGCAGCACCTGTTCTGGTTCTTCGGGCATCCCGAGGTGTACATCATCGCGCTGCCGTTCTTCGGCATCATCACGGAGATCATTCCGGTCTTCAGCCGGAAGCCGATCTTCGGCTATCTGACGCTGATCGGCGCGACGATGGCGATCACCGGTCTGTCGGTGGTGGTGTGGGCGCACCACATGTTCGCGACGGGCGCGGTGCTGCTGCCGTTCTTCTCCTTCATGAGCTTCCTGATCGCGGTGCCGACGGGCGTGAAGTTCTTCAACTGGACCGGGACCATGCTCAAGGGCTCACTGTCCTTCGAGACGCCGATGCTGTGGTCGGTGGGGTTCCTGGTGACGTTTCTCTTCGGCGGTCTGACGGGCGTGATCCTCGCCTCGCCGCCGATGGACTTCCACGTCACGGACACCTACTTCGTGGTCGCGCACTTCCACTACGTCGTGTTCGGCACCGTCGTCTTCGCGATCTTCGCCGGGTTCTACTTCTGGTGGCCGAAGTTCACCGGGAAGATGCTCGACGAGCGGCTCGGCAAGATCCACTTCTGGACGCTGTTCATCGGCTTCCACACCACGTTCCTGGTGATGCACTGGCTGGGTGCCGAGGGCATGCCGCGCCGCTACTCGGACTATCTCGCCGCCGACGGCTTCACGGCGCTCAACACCATCTCGACGATCGGCTCGTTCCTCCTCGGCCTGTCGACACTGCCGTTCCTCTACAACGTCTGGAAGACCGCCAAGTACGGCACGAAGGTCGAGGTCGACGACCCCTGGGGCTACGGCCGCTCCCTGGAGTGGGCGACCTCCTGCCCACCGCCCCGGCACAACTTCACGACACTGCCCCGGATCCGCTCCGAGTCCCCGGCGTTCGACCTGCATCATCCCGAGTACGCGGAGCTCGCTCCAGAGCGCGAGACAGCCGGTCCCGAGCGGTCCTGA